Proteins from one Bacteroides zhangwenhongii genomic window:
- a CDS encoding TolC family protein, with protein MNLRIPTFLCVLCVLCGESSLYAQKHLVLDLNQTIALANDSSLESFRAQNMYLSGYWEYRTYRANRLPSLTLDLTPAQYNRDITKRYDSGSNLDVYRTQQSYYAYGGLSVKQNLDLTGGAFYLESNLAYMRNFGDNSATQLTSVPVRIGYSQSLVGYNPFKWERKIEPLKYERVKKEFLYNVEKVSETATNYFFSLAMAQAEYNLAKDNLASTDTLYRIGQQRHRIAAISQADLLTLKLDRVNAQNTLQNKASDLKRAMFSLASFLNLDKNTQIDLRLPSRPNRIEIPVDEALNYGKSNNPQLLELKQNVLEAERNVDKTRKESRFNASVNASIGFNQVADNFGDVYHKPMQQDLVSVSVSIPLVDWGVRKGKHNMARNNLNVVKISARQDEISIEEEVIMTVSDFNIQQQLIASAEEALDLSILAYNETKQRFIIGKADINSLTLSLNRQQQAQRNYISALQNYWLNYYKIRRLTLFDFAANLSLSDRFDFNGGKLIK; from the coding sequence ATGAATTTAAGAATTCCCACCTTTCTCTGTGTCCTTTGTGTCCTCTGTGGTGAATCCTCGTTGTATGCGCAGAAACATCTGGTACTGGACCTGAATCAGACGATTGCTTTGGCGAATGACAGTTCGTTGGAGTCATTCCGCGCACAGAATATGTACCTTTCCGGTTATTGGGAATATCGGACATACCGTGCCAACCGTTTGCCTAGTTTGACGCTGGATCTTACTCCGGCACAATATAACCGGGACATTACGAAGCGTTACGATTCGGGCTCCAACCTGGATGTATACCGTACGCAGCAATCTTATTATGCATACGGAGGACTGAGTGTGAAACAAAACCTGGACTTGACCGGAGGTGCATTCTATCTGGAATCGAATCTTGCTTATATGCGTAACTTCGGTGATAACAGCGCGACGCAACTCACCAGTGTTCCCGTGCGAATCGGATATTCGCAGAGCCTGGTAGGATACAATCCCTTCAAGTGGGAACGTAAGATAGAGCCGTTGAAATACGAGCGCGTAAAGAAGGAATTCCTCTATAATGTGGAGAAAGTCTCGGAAACCGCTACGAATTATTTCTTTTCGCTGGCTATGGCACAGGCGGAATATAATCTGGCTAAGGATAACCTGGCTTCCACGGATACGCTATACCGTATCGGACAGCAACGTCATCGGATAGCCGCCATTTCGCAGGCCGACTTGCTGACACTGAAGCTGGACCGTGTGAACGCGCAGAATACGTTGCAGAACAAGGCGAGTGATCTGAAACGGGCGATGTTCTCTCTGGCGTCTTTTCTTAATCTGGATAAGAATACGCAGATAGACTTGAGGCTTCCTTCCCGTCCCAACCGGATAGAGATTCCGGTGGATGAGGCTTTGAACTATGGAAAGAGTAATAACCCCCAATTGCTGGAATTGAAGCAGAATGTGCTGGAAGCGGAAAGAAATGTGGATAAGACGAGAAAAGAATCACGTTTCAACGCAAGCGTGAATGCGAGTATCGGCTTTAATCAGGTAGCGGATAATTTCGGTGATGTATATCATAAACCGATGCAACAGGATTTGGTGTCGGTCAGCGTTTCTATTCCGTTGGTGGATTGGGGTGTCCGTAAGGGAAAGCATAATATGGCACGGAATAATCTGAATGTGGTGAAAATCTCCGCCCGTCAGGATGAGATAAGCATTGAGGAGGAGGTTATCATGACGGTAAGTGACTTTAATATCCAGCAGCAACTGATAGCGAGTGCGGAAGAGGCGCTTGACTTGTCCATTCTTGCCTATAACGAGACGAAACAGCGTTTTATTATCGGTAAGGCGGACATCAACAGTCTCACTCTTTCACTTAATCGCCAGCAACAGGCGCAACGGAACTATATTTCGGCTTTACAGAATTACTGGCTGAATTATTACAAGATACGTCGTCTCACTCTGTTTGATTTCGCTGCGAATCTTTCCCTTTCCGACCGTTTCGATTTTAACGGAGGGAAACTAATTAAATGA